In the Loxodonta africana isolate mLoxAfr1 chromosome 1, mLoxAfr1.hap2, whole genome shotgun sequence genome, one interval contains:
- the LOC100671707 gene encoding trace amine-associated receptor 2: MLDCSEYGNGSCTENERSVGVRAAMYVFLAGAIFITVFGNLAMIISISYFKQLHTPTNLLILSMAATDFLLGFTIMPYSMIRSVENCWYFGLTFCKIHYSFDLMLSITSIFHLCSVAIDRFYAICYPLHYSTKMTVPVIRRLLLLCWSIPGAFAFAVVFSEAYADGIEGYDILVACSSSCPVMFNKLWGTTLFMAGFFTPGSVMVGIYGKIFAVSRKHARVINNLPENQNNQMRKDKKAAKTLGIVMGIFLLCWFPCFFTILLDPFLNFSTPAVLFDTLTWFGYFNSTCNPLIYGFFYPWFRRALKYILLGKIFSSHFHNINLFSQKETE; encoded by the coding sequence ATGCTTGATTGCTCCGAATATGGAAATGGATCTTGCACAGaaaatgaaaggtcagtgggtGTCCGAGCTGCCATGTATGTATTTTTGGCTGGAGCTATATTCATCACGGTGTTTGGCAATCTTGCCATGATAATTTCCATTTCCTACTTCAAGCAGCTTCACACACCAACCAACCTCCTCATCCTCTCCATGGCCGCGACTGATTTTCTCCTGGGATTCACCATCATGCCATATAGTATGATCAGATCTGTGGAAAATTGCTGGTATTTTGGGCTTACATTTTGCAAGATTCATTATAGTTTTGACTTGATGCTTAGCATAACGTCCATTTTCCATCTTTGTTCAGTGGCCATTGATAGATTTTATGCTATCTGTTACCCTTTACATTACTCTACCAAAATGACGGTTCCGGTCATTAGACGGTTGCTACTTCTCTGCTGGTCAATACCTGGAGCATTTGCGTTTGCGGTGGTCTTCTCGGAGGCCTACGCAGATGGAATAGAAGGCTATGACATCTTGGTTGCTTGCTCTAGTTCCTGCCCTGTGATGTTCAACAAGTTATGGGGGACCACTTTGTTTATGGCAGGTTTCTTCACTCCTGGGTCTGTAATGGTGGGGATTTATGGCAAAATTTTTGCAGTATCTAGAAAACATGCTCGTGTAATCAATAACTTGCCAGAAAATCAAAATAACCAAATGCGGAAAGACAAAAAAGCAGCCAAAACTTTAGGAATAGTGATGGGCATTTTCTTGTTATGTTGGTTTCCCTGTTTCTTTACAATTTTACTGGATCCCTTTTTGAACTTTTCTACTCCTGCAGTTTTGTTTGATACCCTGACATGGTTTGGCTATTTTAACTCCACATGTAATCCCTTAATATATGGTTTCTTCTATCCCTGGTTTCGAAGAGCACTTAAATACATTTTGCTAGGTAAAATTTTCAGCTCACATTTCCATAATATTAATTTGTTTTCTCAAAAAGAAACTGAATAG